A single genomic interval of SAR202 cluster bacterium harbors:
- a CDS encoding aspartate kinase, whose product MALVVQKYGGSSVSDAAKIKRVAERIAAVKDSGKRVVAVVSAMGDTTDDLIKLASQVSSRPEPRELDLLLSSGEVVSCTLMAMALRSMGHSAISLTGMQAGIHTDTTYGRARISRVDTSRALRELEQGKIVVVAGFQGFTEDMDVTTLGRGGSDTTAVALAAALKAERCEVYTDVEGIYTADPRIVKGARKLKEITFEEMLELAAYGAKMHPRSIELGWVYNVPIYVASTFSDAPGTLIHGDAAMMEHRVKVTGVAYDRNVAKVTVQGVPDRPGVAAGILEPLAEVGISVDTIVQNAGRDNRSDFSFTVARTDLAEAVRLVKPVAQRLGASEVLTDGTLSKVSIVGAGMYNTPGYASRMFRALADSGVNIEMITTSEIRITCIVSEKKLEDAVRELHKAFNLEAS is encoded by the coding sequence ATGGCGTTGGTCGTCCAGAAATATGGGGGGAGTTCGGTATCGGACGCGGCCAAGATCAAGAGGGTGGCGGAGCGCATCGCGGCCGTTAAGGATTCGGGCAAGAGGGTGGTGGCGGTGGTGTCGGCCATGGGGGACACCACGGACGACCTGATAAAGCTGGCGAGCCAGGTGTCCTCTAGGCCGGAGCCGAGGGAGCTGGACCTCTTACTGTCATCGGGAGAGGTAGTGTCATGCACGCTGATGGCCATGGCGCTGCGGTCCATGGGGCACAGCGCTATATCGCTGACGGGAATGCAGGCTGGGATACATACTGATACCACCTATGGGAGGGCGCGTATAAGTCGGGTGGATACCAGCAGGGCGCTGAGGGAGTTGGAGCAGGGCAAGATTGTGGTGGTGGCGGGGTTTCAGGGGTTCACCGAGGATATGGACGTGACGACCCTGGGCCGCGGCGGCTCCGACACGACGGCGGTGGCGCTGGCGGCGGCGCTGAAGGCGGAGCGGTGCGAGGTGTATACAGACGTCGAAGGCATATACACGGCGGACCCCCGGATAGTAAAGGGAGCGCGGAAGCTCAAGGAGATAACATTTGAGGAGATGCTGGAGCTGGCGGCTTACGGGGCGAAAATGCATCCCCGTTCGATTGAACTGGGTTGGGTCTATAATGTGCCAATCTACGTCGCGTCCACGTTTTCGGACGCGCCCGGCACTTTGATTCATGGAGATGCAGCTATGATGGAGCATCGTGTAAAGGTTACGGGGGTGGCCTACGACAGGAATGTGGCTAAGGTCACGGTACAGGGTGTGCCGGACAGGCCCGGCGTGGCGGCGGGCATTCTGGAGCCGCTGGCAGAGGTAGGAATTAGCGTGGATACGATTGTGCAGAACGCGGGCCGTGACAACCGTTCCGACTTTAGCTTCACAGTGGCCCGCACGGACCTCGCCGAGGCGGTGAGACTCGTGAAGCCGGTGGCGCAGCGGCTGGGAGCGTCGGAGGTGCTGACAGACGGGACGCTGAGCAAGGTCAGCATTGTAGGGGCGGGAATGTACAACACGCCCGGCTATGCTTCCAGGATGTTTCGGGCGCTGGCGGACTCAGGGGTGAACATTGAGATGATTACAACGTCGGAGATACGTATCACATGCATAGTGTCGGAGAAGAAGCTGGAGGACGCCGTCAGGGAGCTGCACAAGGCGTTTAACCTAGAGGCGTCTTAA